A stretch of the Massilia sp. W12 genome encodes the following:
- the hemA gene encoding glutamyl-tRNA reductase: MQLLAVGLNHTTAPVSLREQLAFAPDQVGHAVQAARSWFARHAPDQSAASEAAILSTCNRTEIYCAHALANPVDAAAHFLADYHKLQHSQLRPHLYALPQDGAVRHAFRVASGLDSMVLGEPQILGQMKDAVRQADAAGGLGAYLHQMFQRTFAVAKEVRTTTEIGAHSVSMAAAAVRLAQRIFDSISEQHVLFIGAGEMIELCATHFAAQNPKSLTIANRTLERGETLAHRLGGQAIRLAQLPEQLAQFDIVISCTASSLPIIGLGLVERALKARRRKPVFMVDLAVPRDIEPEVARLNDVFLYTVDDLGAVVQTGLEHRQAAVAQAEAIIETRVQSFMHWLDDRALVPVIRGLHEQSEAIRLHELERARRLLAKGEDVDSVLEALSRGLSAKFLHGPQQALHQAQGEERARLAGLLPQLFRTRRR; this comes from the coding sequence ATGCAATTGCTCGCTGTCGGTTTGAACCACACCACCGCCCCTGTCTCGCTGCGCGAGCAATTGGCGTTTGCGCCGGATCAAGTCGGCCACGCGGTGCAAGCCGCTCGCAGCTGGTTTGCGCGCCATGCGCCGGATCAGTCCGCCGCCAGCGAAGCCGCGATTCTCTCGACTTGCAACCGCACTGAAATTTATTGCGCCCACGCCTTAGCCAATCCGGTGGACGCCGCCGCCCATTTCCTGGCCGATTATCACAAGCTGCAACACAGCCAGCTGCGCCCGCATTTATACGCCCTGCCGCAAGACGGCGCGGTGCGGCATGCCTTCCGCGTCGCCTCCGGGCTGGATTCGATGGTGCTGGGCGAGCCGCAGATTCTGGGGCAGATGAAAGACGCGGTGCGTCAAGCCGATGCGGCGGGCGGCCTGGGCGCGTATCTGCATCAAATGTTTCAGCGCACTTTTGCGGTGGCCAAGGAAGTGCGCACCACCACCGAAATCGGCGCCCACAGTGTGTCAATGGCGGCGGCGGCAGTGCGGCTGGCGCAACGCATTTTTGACAGTATCAGCGAACAGCATGTGCTGTTCATCGGCGCCGGTGAAATGATTGAATTGTGCGCGACTCACTTTGCCGCGCAAAATCCGAAATCGCTGACCATCGCCAACCGCACCCTGGAGCGCGGCGAAACCCTGGCGCATCGCCTGGGCGGGCAGGCGATCCGCTTGGCCCAGCTGCCGGAACAATTGGCCCAGTTTGACATTGTGATTTCCTGCACCGCCTCCAGCCTGCCGATTATCGGCCTGGGGCTGGTTGAGCGCGCACTCAAAGCGCGCCGCCGCAAGCCGGTGTTTATGGTGGATCTGGCGGTGCCGCGCGATATCGAGCCGGAAGTGGCGCGCCTCAACGATGTGTTTCTGTACACCGTGGATGATCTTGGCGCCGTGGTGCAAACCGGGCTGGAGCACCGCCAGGCGGCGGTGGCGCAAGCCGAGGCCATCATCGAGACCCGGGTGCAATCCTTCATGCATTGGCTGGACGACCGCGCCCTGGTGCCGGTGATCCGTGGCTTGCATGAGCAAAGCGAGGCGATCCGCCTGCACGAGCTGGAGCGCGCGCGCCGCCTGCTGGCCAAGGGCGAGGATGTGGACAGCGTGCTGGAAGCGCTGTCGCGCGGGCTGAGCGCCAAATTTTTGCACGGCCCGCAACAAGCCCTGCACCAAGCCCAGGGCGAAGAAAGGGCGCGTCTGGCCGGCCTGCTGCCACAACTCTTCCGCACCCGCCGCCGCTAG
- the prfA gene encoding peptide chain release factor 1 has translation MKPSMLAKLEQLADRLTELDHLLMDGEATANLDNYRKLTREHAELSPLAALFAQYRQAGQDLATAQELLQDPDMKEFAQEEINLARETVAGLELDLQKMLLPKDENDERNIFLEIRAGTGGDESALFAGDLLRMYTRFAERQGWRVEMVSESASDLGGYKEVICKIVGQGVYSRLKFESGGHRVQRVPATEAQGRIHTSACTVAVMPEVADVGDVNINPADLRIDTFRASGAGGQHINKTDSAVRVTHIPSGLVVECQDDRSQHKNKANALAVLATRLKDMQLREQQSKQAATRKSLIGSGDRSERIRTYNFPQGRVTDHRINLTLYKLDFVMDGDLQELSQALAAEHQAELLAALGET, from the coding sequence ATGAAGCCTTCGATGCTGGCCAAGCTTGAGCAATTGGCCGACCGCTTAACCGAACTCGACCATTTACTGATGGATGGCGAGGCTACCGCCAATCTGGACAATTACCGCAAACTCACGCGTGAGCATGCCGAGCTGTCGCCGCTGGCGGCGCTGTTTGCGCAATACCGTCAGGCCGGACAGGATCTGGCCACCGCCCAGGAATTATTGCAAGACCCGGACATGAAAGAGTTTGCGCAGGAAGAAATCAATCTTGCGCGCGAAACTGTGGCCGGCCTGGAGCTGGATTTGCAAAAAATGCTGCTGCCCAAGGATGAAAACGACGAACGCAATATTTTTCTGGAAATCCGCGCCGGCACGGGCGGCGATGAATCGGCCCTGTTCGCCGGCGATTTGCTGCGCATGTACACCCGCTTCGCCGAGCGCCAGGGCTGGCGTGTGGAAATGGTGTCGGAATCGGCCTCTGATCTGGGCGGCTATAAGGAAGTGATTTGCAAAATCGTCGGGCAAGGCGTGTATTCGCGCTTGAAGTTTGAATCCGGCGGCCACCGCGTGCAGCGCGTCCCGGCCACCGAGGCGCAGGGGCGCATCCATACCTCGGCCTGCACCGTGGCGGTGATGCCGGAAGTGGCGGACGTGGGCGATGTGAATATCAATCCGGCGGATTTGCGCATCGACACTTTCCGCGCTTCGGGCGCCGGCGGTCAGCACATCAATAAAACCGATTCCGCCGTGCGCGTAACGCATATCCCCAGCGGCCTGGTGGTGGAATGCCAAGATGACCGCAGCCAGCACAAAAACAAGGCGAATGCGCTGGCGGTGCTGGCGACGCGCTTGAAAGACATGCAATTGCGCGAACAGCAAAGCAAACAGGCCGCCACCCGCAAAAGTCTGATCGGCTCAGGCGACCGCAGCGAGCGGATTCGCACTTATAATTTCCCGCAAGGACGGGTGACAGATCACCGCATCAATCTGACGCTGTACAAACTCGATTTTGTGATGGATGGCGATTTGCAGGAACTCAGTCAGGCTTTGGCTGCCGAACACCAGGCCGAGTTGCTGGCTGCGCTTGGCGAAACCTGA
- a CDS encoding disulfide bond formation protein B produces MALIKPRTLLIICGILSLAAIGCAWYLQHYKDMLPCPLCVIQRYAFLGVALFCLIGGIGNATRLGGVFGLLSALGGLGTAIRHVWVQAHPSVSCGIDPMETMLNRIITADLVPQLFKADGLCSDVHALLGLTIPQWSLVGFSGLTLLLLWSLVQRRD; encoded by the coding sequence ATGGCGCTTATCAAACCACGCACGCTGTTGATTATTTGCGGCATACTCAGTCTGGCCGCCATCGGCTGCGCCTGGTATTTGCAGCATTACAAAGATATGCTGCCATGCCCGTTGTGCGTGATTCAGCGTTATGCCTTTCTGGGCGTGGCGCTGTTTTGTCTGATCGGCGGCATCGGCAACGCCACCCGCCTCGGCGGCGTATTCGGGCTGTTGAGCGCGCTGGGCGGCTTGGGCACGGCCATCCGCCATGTCTGGGTGCAAGCCCATCCTTCTGTTTCCTGCGGCATTGATCCGATGGAAACCATGCTCAACCGCATCATTACCGCTGATCTCGTGCCGCAATTATTCAAGGCGGACGGTCTGTGCAGCGATGTGCATGCGTTGCTCGGCTTGACCATTCCGCAATGGTCGCTGGTGGGCTTTTCCGGCCTTACCCTGTTGCTGCTCTGGTCGTTGGTGCAACGCCGTGACTGA
- the prmC gene encoding peptide chain release factor N(5)-glutamine methyltransferase, which produces MTEAWPEAPCTLAQLQSWLHSQSGLPALEVRMLLMQALQFSRTELMTRDHTTLEAPQLAQVRSLIQRRCAGEPMAYISGEREFFGLPLQVNPAVLIPRPDTELLVELAAQHAPNGGAVLDMGAGSGAIVLALAHLRPDLQLCALDASSAALEVARANAARLQQAGLLQNAPQFLLSDWFSALPAHMRFALIVSNPPYIAADDKHLQQGDLRFEPAQALTDGADGLQDLRHIITHSPAWLEEGGWLLLEHGHQQAAAVRALLQAHGFVQAQSWRDLAGIERVSGACRAASR; this is translated from the coding sequence GTGACTGAGGCATGGCCGGAAGCGCCTTGCACCCTGGCGCAATTGCAAAGCTGGCTGCACAGCCAGTCCGGCTTGCCGGCGCTGGAAGTGCGCATGCTGTTGATGCAAGCCTTACAGTTTTCGCGCACCGAATTGATGACGCGCGATCACACCACACTGGAGGCGCCGCAATTGGCGCAGGTGCGCAGTCTGATCCAACGCCGTTGCGCCGGGGAGCCGATGGCCTACATCAGCGGCGAGCGCGAATTTTTCGGCCTGCCGCTGCAGGTCAATCCGGCAGTCTTGATTCCACGTCCCGACACCGAATTGCTGGTTGAGCTGGCGGCGCAACATGCGCCCAACGGCGGCGCCGTGCTGGATATGGGCGCCGGCAGCGGCGCCATCGTGCTGGCGCTGGCCCATTTGCGCCCCGATCTGCAGTTGTGCGCACTGGACGCCAGCAGCGCGGCGCTGGAGGTGGCGCGCGCCAATGCCGCGCGCTTGCAGCAAGCCGGCTTGCTGCAAAACGCGCCCCAGTTTTTGCTCAGCGACTGGTTCAGCGCATTGCCGGCGCATATGCGCTTCGCCCTGATCGTCTCCAACCCGCCCTACATTGCCGCTGATGACAAGCATTTACAACAGGGTGATTTGCGCTTTGAGCCGGCGCAGGCGCTGACCGACGGAGCCGACGGTTTGCAGGATTTGCGTCATATCATTACGCACAGCCCGGCCTGGCTGGAGGAAGGCGGCTGGCTGTTATTGGAACACGGCCATCAGCAGGCCGCCGCAGTCCGCGCCTTGCTGCAAGCACATGGCTTTGTTCAGGCGCAGTCCTGGCGCGATCTGGCCGGCATCGAGCGCGTCAGCGGAGCTTGCCGCGCGGCGTCGCGCTGA
- a CDS encoding DUF885 domain-containing protein, producing the protein MFHPLCAPAASFPLPSWRKLLSATLCALALAAPAQARDAALHQIFDADWAWRLRQDPLLATETGERRYNHLLPDVSPRARQADLAHKRRVLQALQRFDPARLDEQDALSLQLLRRQYQIDLDKAALTPHKIYALTALDGGHYDLLSMIDKMPFENRRDYLNYLARLRAVPQYLRQLQAHLDAAEKSGWRPPRVILSKAPQQLRLLAQTLAHSQFSAPLQNLGHTKADQALRQRFQRALQSDVKPALLAFAAWLQNDYLPRCRETVGAGDLPQGAAYYQLAIRENTTTDMTAEQVHALGLQEVARIQQEMQSVMRETGFNGDFNAFAKKLNTEPQFFHQTPEALLQGHREMVARTRQALPALFGKLPHTPPDVKAAPGPNAEQAAGAWYEAGSPDGKRPGRFYANTSALHTRPKWKMETLTLHEAEPGHHFQVMLAQDNQNLPAFRRFGWLVAYGEGWALYAESLGPQLGWFKDPYARFGHLDDALYRAARLVVDTGLHAKGWSRQQAIDYLNQNTANPPADNEVEVDRYIGWPGQALGYKIGQLKILQMRQQAETALGARFDIRAFHDYLLASGPLPLDILEQRMRNWQQTAAQ; encoded by the coding sequence ATGTTTCACCCGCTTTGCGCCCCCGCTGCTTCCTTCCCTTTGCCTTCCTGGCGCAAGCTGTTAAGCGCGACCTTGTGTGCGCTTGCGCTGGCAGCCCCGGCGCAGGCGCGCGACGCCGCGCTGCATCAGATTTTTGATGCGGACTGGGCCTGGCGTCTGCGCCAGGACCCGCTGTTGGCCACTGAAACCGGGGAGCGCCGCTACAATCATTTGCTGCCGGATGTCTCGCCGCGCGCACGGCAGGCCGATCTGGCGCACAAGCGCCGCGTGCTGCAAGCGCTGCAGCGCTTTGACCCGGCCCGGCTGGATGAGCAGGATGCGCTTTCACTGCAACTGCTGCGCCGGCAATATCAAATCGATCTGGACAAGGCGGCGCTGACACCGCATAAAATCTATGCCTTGACTGCGCTTGATGGCGGTCATTACGACCTGCTCTCGATGATCGATAAAATGCCGTTTGAAAACCGGCGCGATTATTTGAATTATCTGGCGCGCCTGCGCGCTGTGCCGCAATATCTGCGTCAGTTGCAAGCCCATCTCGACGCGGCGGAAAAAAGCGGCTGGCGCCCGCCGCGCGTGATTTTGAGCAAAGCGCCGCAACAATTACGCCTGCTGGCGCAAACCCTGGCGCACAGCCAATTCAGCGCGCCTTTACAAAACCTGGGGCACACTAAAGCCGATCAGGCGCTGCGCCAACGCTTCCAGCGCGCCTTGCAAAGCGATGTGAAACCGGCGCTGCTGGCCTTCGCCGCCTGGCTGCAAAATGATTATCTGCCGCGTTGCCGCGAAACGGTGGGGGCCGGCGACTTGCCGCAAGGCGCCGCGTATTATCAATTGGCGATCCGCGAAAACACCACCACCGATATGACGGCGGAACAGGTGCATGCGCTGGGCTTGCAGGAAGTCGCGCGGATTCAGCAGGAAATGCAAAGCGTGATGCGCGAAACCGGCTTTAACGGCGATTTCAATGCCTTCGCCAAAAAGCTCAACACTGAGCCGCAATTTTTCCACCAGACCCCGGAAGCCTTATTGCAAGGCCACCGCGAGATGGTGGCGCGCACCCGCCAGGCGCTGCCGGCGCTGTTCGGCAAACTGCCGCACACGCCGCCGGATGTCAAAGCAGCGCCCGGCCCGAATGCGGAACAAGCCGCCGGAGCCTGGTATGAAGCCGGCTCGCCGGATGGCAAGCGGCCCGGACGTTTTTACGCCAACACTTCGGCCCTGCACACCCGGCCCAAGTGGAAAATGGAAACGCTGACCTTGCATGAAGCAGAGCCTGGCCATCATTTTCAGGTCATGTTGGCGCAGGATAATCAAAATCTGCCGGCCTTCCGCCGTTTCGGCTGGCTGGTCGCATATGGCGAAGGCTGGGCCTTGTATGCCGAAAGCTTAGGGCCGCAACTGGGCTGGTTCAAAGATCCCTACGCCCGCTTTGGCCATCTGGATGACGCTTTATACCGCGCCGCGCGCCTGGTGGTGGACACCGGCTTGCACGCCAAGGGCTGGAGCCGGCAGCAGGCGATTGATTATTTAAATCAGAACACGGCCAACCCGCCAGCGGATAATGAGGTGGAAGTTGACCGTTATATCGGCTGGCCCGGCCAGGCGCTGGGCTACAAAATCGGACAATTGAAAATCTTGCAGATGCGCCAGCAAGCCGAAACGGCGCTGGGCGCACGTTTTGATATCCGCGCATTCCACGACTATCTGTTGGCCAGCGGCCCGCTGCCTTTGGATATTCTGGAACAGCGTATGCGCAATTGGCAGCAGACCGCAGCACAGTAA
- the gshA gene encoding glutamate--cysteine ligase, whose amino-acid sequence MSTLLESRIALLGAPARRHLLQQGLRGIERETLRVDAFGKLAHSPHPRAWGSALTHPHLTTDYAETLVEFITPARHDIGQAIDDLCGAHRFAYSHLHDEMLWMHSMPAQLPPEDEIAIAWYGVSNPGMLKHVYRRGLALRYGKAMQCIAGVHYNFSLSEDVWALLQTEEAQLLPNLANLSRQDYQSESYMALIRNFRRYSWLLMYLFGASPALSTCFLQGREHQLERLSDDTLFLPYATSLRMSDLGYQNDAQTDLQPRENSLECYVHTLSEAVNKPWPPYAELGLRHGQDWVQISTNVLQIENEYYSTIRPKRITKPGERPIQALCRRGVQYIEVRCLDVDPFEPAGIARDTARFMDVFLHWCALAESAPIFAEGKQENAHNFATVVKEGRRPGLQLQRNGHAISLHDWGRELIAEMQEVADLLDLVRGDDTHRRTLALQAGKLEHPELTPSARVLEAIRSYDNSFHEFALQQSVLHANWFRNHPPAPELAREYEHMAEQSLAEQRAMEAADQISFDEYIEAYRHSKLCQECDPAPAHMSVECA is encoded by the coding sequence GTGAGCACACTTTTGGAAAGCCGCATCGCCCTGCTTGGCGCCCCCGCCCGCCGTCATTTGTTGCAACAAGGTTTGCGCGGAATTGAGCGAGAAACCTTGCGCGTTGACGCCTTTGGCAAATTGGCCCACAGCCCGCACCCGCGCGCCTGGGGCAGTGCGCTGACGCATCCGCACCTGACAACCGATTATGCGGAAACGCTGGTCGAATTCATCACCCCGGCGCGGCATGACATCGGCCAGGCGATTGATGATTTGTGCGGCGCACACCGTTTCGCCTATTCCCATCTGCATGATGAAATGCTGTGGATGCATTCGATGCCGGCGCAATTGCCGCCGGAAGATGAAATCGCCATCGCCTGGTATGGGGTGTCCAATCCCGGCATGCTGAAGCACGTCTATCGGCGCGGTCTGGCTTTACGTTACGGCAAAGCAATGCAGTGCATTGCCGGCGTGCACTACAATTTTTCGCTGTCTGAAGATGTCTGGGCGCTGCTGCAAACTGAGGAAGCGCAATTACTGCCGAATCTGGCCAACCTGAGCCGCCAGGATTACCAGTCGGAAAGCTATATGGCTTTGATCCGCAATTTCCGCCGCTACAGCTGGCTGCTGATGTATTTATTCGGCGCGTCGCCGGCGCTGTCCACCTGTTTCCTGCAGGGCCGCGAACATCAACTCGAACGCCTTTCTGACGACACCCTGTTTTTGCCATACGCCACCAGCCTGCGCATGAGCGATCTGGGCTACCAGAACGACGCCCAGACCGATTTGCAACCGCGCGAAAACAGTCTCGAATGTTATGTGCACACCCTGTCTGAGGCGGTGAATAAACCCTGGCCGCCGTATGCGGAACTGGGCTTGCGGCATGGCCAGGACTGGGTGCAAATCTCGACCAATGTGCTGCAAATCGAAAACGAATACTATTCAACCATCCGCCCCAAACGCATCACCAAGCCGGGTGAAAGACCGATTCAAGCGCTGTGCCGGCGCGGCGTGCAATATATCGAAGTGCGTTGCCTGGATGTCGATCCGTTTGAACCCGCCGGCATCGCACGCGACACCGCGCGCTTTATGGATGTGTTTTTGCACTGGTGCGCACTGGCCGAAAGCGCGCCGATTTTCGCCGAGGGCAAGCAGGAAAATGCGCATAACTTCGCCACCGTGGTGAAAGAAGGCCGCCGCCCCGGCCTGCAGTTGCAAAGGAATGGCCATGCCATCAGTTTGCATGACTGGGGCCGTGAACTGATCGCCGAGATGCAAGAGGTGGCGGATCTGCTGGATCTGGTGCGCGGCGACGATACCCATCGGCGCACCCTGGCGCTGCAAGCCGGTAAGCTGGAACACCCGGAATTGACGCCATCCGCGCGCGTGCTTGAGGCCATCCGCTCGTATGACAACAGCTTCCATGAATTCGCCTTGCAGCAATCAGTCTTGCACGCCAACTGGTTCCGCAATCATCCGCCAGCCCCGGAACTGGCGCGCGAATACGAACATATGGCCGAGCAAAGCCTGGCTGAGCAACGCGCCATGGAAGCAGCGGATCAAATCAGTTTTGATGAATACATTGAGGCATATCGCCACAGCAAATTGTGTCAGGAATGCGATCCGGCGCCGGCGCATATGTCAGTGGAATGCGCTTGA
- a CDS encoding acetyl-CoA acetyltransferase, with product MQSVYVLAGYQTDFARNFSKEGKDIADIVQETLDGVMQASALAPAQIGAIHVGNAFGELFNRQAQLGAMPASLDARFWGKPATRHEAACASGSMAILGAMAQIQAGWHDCVLVLGAEQERNVQGLTAARNLGAAAWTGREAKEVRLLWPHMFSRMAQIYAERYGMEYAYLAEIARRNLQHAKRNPLAQTRKWEFTQASFSQDDEANPVVDGWTRRNDCGQVTDGGAAVLLANARFAHLWAELHGKSLHQLARISGWGWRTAGLSLESKLAHSNALLFPHMAAAIQDAFARAGVADVWQMDLIETHDCFAMTQYIALDHFGLTPPGEGWRALQDDSLCFGGRLPVNPSGGLIGAGHPVGASGIRMLWDCAKQVTGLAGDYQVAGAQRAACLNLGGSASTIASFVLERGVA from the coding sequence ATGCAGTCCGTGTATGTGCTGGCAGGCTATCAAACCGATTTCGCGCGCAATTTTTCCAAAGAAGGCAAGGATATTGCCGACATTGTGCAGGAAACGCTGGATGGCGTGATGCAGGCGTCGGCCCTGGCGCCGGCGCAAATCGGCGCGATTCACGTCGGCAATGCGTTTGGCGAATTATTCAACCGTCAGGCCCAGCTTGGCGCTATGCCGGCCAGTCTGGATGCGCGTTTTTGGGGCAAGCCGGCGACCCGGCATGAAGCGGCCTGCGCTTCCGGCAGTATGGCGATTCTGGGAGCGATGGCGCAAATCCAGGCTGGCTGGCATGACTGTGTGCTGGTGTTGGGCGCGGAGCAAGAGCGCAATGTGCAGGGGCTGACGGCGGCGCGCAATCTGGGGGCGGCGGCCTGGACCGGGCGTGAAGCAAAGGAGGTGCGGCTGCTGTGGCCGCATATGTTCAGCCGCATGGCGCAAATTTACGCCGAGCGCTATGGCATGGAGTATGCCTATCTGGCGGAAATCGCGCGCCGCAATTTGCAGCACGCCAAACGCAATCCTTTGGCGCAAACCCGCAAATGGGAATTCACGCAAGCCAGTTTCAGCCAGGATGATGAAGCCAATCCGGTAGTGGATGGGTGGACCCGGCGCAATGATTGCGGCCAGGTGACTGATGGCGGCGCGGCGGTGTTGCTGGCGAATGCGCGCTTTGCCCATCTGTGGGCGGAACTGCACGGCAAAAGCTTGCATCAGCTGGCGCGCATCAGCGGCTGGGGCTGGCGTACTGCCGGTTTATCGCTGGAGAGCAAATTGGCGCATAGCAATGCGCTGCTGTTTCCGCATATGGCGGCGGCGATTCAGGATGCCTTTGCGCGCGCCGGCGTGGCCGATGTCTGGCAGATGGATTTGATTGAAACCCATGATTGCTTCGCCATGACGCAATACATTGCGCTGGATCATTTTGGCTTGACGCCGCCTGGTGAGGGGTGGCGCGCTCTGCAGGATGACAGCCTGTGTTTCGGCGGGCGTTTGCCGGTGAATCCCTCCGGCGGTTTAATCGGGGCCGGCCATCCTGTCGGCGCCAGCGGCATCCGCATGCTGTGGGACTGTGCGAAACAGGTGACGGGTTTGGCCGGAGACTATCAGGTGGCAGGCGCACAGCGCGCCGCCTGTCTGAATCTGGGCGGCAGCGCCAGCACTATCGCCAGCTTTGTCTTGGAACGTGGCGTCGCGTAA
- a CDS encoding histone deacetylase family protein, producing MLTFYNGQHSQHAGKVEFFRGELLPCFEKPQRVDFVLAELQRRGLGEIVTPQGVPLMSLEKIHSPRYLHFLRHAWQEWVALDPANAERDALPAVWPIRSLRHDKEPDNFCAKLGLYSMDSGTPLTAGTWLAAKTGADCAINAAHALNCGERATFVLSRPPGHHAGHDFFGGYCFLNNAALAAQHLLDDGARRVAILDIDYHHGNGTQSIFYQRSDVLFVSIHANPATDFPFYLGYADETGAGEGAGWNLNLPLAQGSSAAQWFAALESACLRIAAARPDALVISLGVDTFAGDPISHFLLQTSDYLRIGERIAQLGLPTVFIFEGGYAVNEVGVNAVNVLEGFETW from the coding sequence ATGTTAACTTTTTACAATGGGCAGCATAGTCAGCATGCCGGCAAGGTGGAATTCTTTCGCGGCGAGCTCTTGCCCTGCTTTGAAAAACCGCAGCGTGTGGATTTTGTGCTGGCCGAATTGCAACGGCGCGGTCTGGGAGAAATTGTCACGCCGCAAGGCGTGCCCCTGATGTCGTTGGAAAAAATCCACAGTCCGCGTTATCTGCATTTTCTACGTCACGCCTGGCAGGAATGGGTGGCCTTGGATCCTGCGAATGCGGAAAGAGATGCGCTGCCGGCGGTCTGGCCGATACGCAGCTTGCGGCATGACAAGGAGCCGGATAATTTTTGCGCCAAGCTGGGTTTGTATTCGATGGATTCCGGCACTCCGCTGACAGCCGGAACCTGGTTGGCGGCGAAAACCGGGGCCGACTGCGCGATCAATGCCGCGCATGCGCTCAACTGTGGCGAGCGTGCAACATTTGTGCTCAGCAGACCGCCAGGCCACCATGCCGGACATGATTTTTTTGGCGGCTACTGTTTTTTGAATAATGCCGCGCTGGCGGCGCAGCATTTATTGGATGACGGCGCGCGCAGGGTGGCGATTCTGGATATTGATTATCACCACGGGAATGGTACGCAAAGCATCTTTTATCAGCGCAGTGATGTCCTTTTTGTCTCGATTCATGCTAATCCCGCCACAGATTTCCCCTTTTATCTGGGGTATGCCGATGAAACCGGGGCTGGCGAGGGGGCGGGCTGGAATCTGAATCTGCCGCTGGCGCAAGGCAGCAGCGCAGCCCAATGGTTCGCCGCGCTGGAGAGCGCCTGCCTGCGGATTGCCGCTGCGCGTCCGGATGCGCTGGTGATTTCTTTGGGGGTGGATACCTTCGCCGGCGACCCGATTTCGCATTTTCTGTTGCAAACAAGCGACTATTTGCGCATCGGCGAACGGATTGCACAGCTTGGCTTGCCGACGGTGTTTATTTTTGAGGGGGGGTATGCGGTGAATGAAGTCGGGGTGAATGCGGTAAATGTGCTGGAAGGCTTTGAAACCTGGTGA
- a CDS encoding GNAT family N-acetyltransferase has product MMHEAQQLRISDQLAEMDFAMIHDFLARHSAWARDIPAATLRQALAHSYCVGGFVGAQQVSFMRLVTDYATFAYLSDVFVLPAWRGHGFARQMLQSVLQQECWQRLRRIMLVTSDAHGVYQPLGFTQPAHPERIMEIHRPLVYQQSVE; this is encoded by the coding sequence ATGATGCATGAAGCGCAGCAACTCAGGATCTCAGATCAATTGGCGGAAATGGATTTCGCCATGATTCATGACTTTTTAGCCCGGCACAGCGCCTGGGCGCGCGATATTCCAGCGGCGACTTTGCGCCAGGCCTTGGCGCATTCCTATTGTGTGGGCGGTTTTGTCGGCGCACAGCAAGTCAGCTTTATGCGTCTGGTGACGGATTACGCCACATTTGCCTATCTGTCTGATGTGTTTGTGCTGCCGGCCTGGCGGGGGCATGGCTTCGCCAGACAAATGTTGCAAAGCGTGTTGCAGCAGGAGTGTTGGCAGCGCTTGCGCCGCATCATGCTGGTCACCAGCGATGCGCATGGGGTGTACCAGCCGCTGGGCTTTACGCAGCCGGCGCACCCGGAGCGCATCATGGAAATCCACCGCCCCCTGGTTTATCAGCAATCAGTTGAATAA